One Ricinus communis isolate WT05 ecotype wild-type chromosome 1, ASM1957865v1, whole genome shotgun sequence DNA window includes the following coding sequences:
- the LOC8275725 gene encoding protein YELLOW LEAF 1, choloroplastic, with the protein MPFTASIVSSLPLSVTVKTRSGCKDRVLQAGCSPVRVSTHSSDLRSGFSKLAVSGPPGPAKRSHPIYGRKHSSTKQFASITCALAALNARCSASGQTQTLTREAPTKAPVREPTKTPKLDDGGPSFPPGGGGGGGGGGGGGGENWSGGFFLFGVLGFLGFLKDIESDYQDSRRR; encoded by the exons ATGCCATTCACTGCAAGTATTGTCAGCAGTTTACCTCTATCGGTGACAG TTAAAACAAGGAGTGGATGCAAAGATCGAGTTCTGCAAGCAGGCTGCAGTCCTGTTAGGGTATCCACTCATTCTTCTGATCTACGAAGTGGGTTTAGCAAGCTTGCTGTATCAGGTCCCCCAGGGCCTGCCAAGCGATCACATCCTATTTATGGGAGGAAACATTCTAGTACTAAGCAATTTGCTTCTATTACTTGTGCTCTTGCTGCTTTG AATGCTAGGTGCTCTGCTTCAGGCCAAACTCAAACCCTCACCCGTGAGGCACCAACAAAGGCTCCTGTACGAG AACCGACCAAGACACCAAAACTTGATGATGGTGGACCTTCATTCCCTCctggtggtggaggtggtggtggaggtggtggGGGAGGTGGGGGAGAGAACTGGTCAGGCGGATTCTTCCTTTTTGGAGTGCTTGGTTTTCTAGGCTTCTTAAAAGATATAGAGAGCGACTACCAGGACAGCAGGAGAAGATGA
- the LOC8275726 gene encoding uncharacterized protein LOC8275726 isoform X1, with translation MGKRKERRLAALSNAGRRVKLDLFAEPSGDLGGSSVNGEVGEDIDPTKRAELPNSPSSSGQQLQNPLLLLGQYSDEELFEESNERLNHADAENSSLDHGGQEGPLGEGKGVDANAVEDLTEQKGELQEMERDSTPVDVLQSLEGGDSGESDSAASTDKGKEIDLAKQASVTGTPDAQVNADVCSGWRIVMHEESNQYYYWNTETGETSWEVPEVLAQTTHLIVPPTEIMETIPVDTNQSSSTSGIELDSSSAAASIGGSVSASLVSQSQEVHVNGPQMSEWLEVHKGDSVKEKNSITDVCQSEPQSNLSAANVLCSGEATNDELENGMDLPSNLMRQCECLLERLKSLKGYGSRLQCQGQMSKYILEVDIRLSDIKSLSSYVSSLLPFWIHSQRQLKQLEDVINNEIYHLAVSSQMDDDVDATANAASNEKEKSCEIVGHDFDADGCENSRKSELPNFTATVENDSHNDLPHENVNARLISSLGLSDEHLKGGAAASEKVDGTAYPEPEFLPGEDVDMDVDMEVDDGVSAGITTVEDASSTKVFAPVNQLSRPNTPAEYATLPSGDESTVPLPPEEDWIPPPPPDSDQVPPPPPDNEQIPPPPPDEPPESSYPPVQSYMEMGQPLPYAEQYNLPYPDSNFQYYGPTVTVPTSNLYGHADGSQVAMTNASLYYEVVANTYAETAPIIVSPVDPVAYYNIQDASMVPLPAVSISKSSHLHDESCPMGFSTLASDQIRTGNDPIEAARKLELDVSAVAGKTVTASMGVASPSVIETPAAANGKENISAPSTNVVTASAAMPNTMTAPKGQSKVSRTKKRTVAVASSLRSNKKVSSLVDKWKAAKEELNENEEDEPENAYEILERKRQREIEEWRAKQIASGEAKDNANFQPLGGDWRERVKRRRAQAAKEAAQLPSEASIVANQQLDLAELSKGLPSGWQAYWDEASKQVYYGNVVTSETSWIKPTK, from the exons atgggaaaaagaaaagagcgTCGCCTCGCCGCTCTTAGCAACGCCGGACGTCGTGTAAAGCTCGATCTCTTCGCGGAACCCTCTG GAGATTTGGGTGGCTCCTCTGTAAATGGCGAAGTTGGAGAGGATATTGATCCTACAAAACGCGCTGAATTACCCAATTCACCATCATCTTCAG GTCAGCAACTGCAAAATCCTCTTCTGTTACTTGGGCAATACAGTGATGAGGAATTGTTTGAAGAATCAAATGAAAGGCTGAACCATGCCGATGCAGAAAACTCCTCTTTGGATCATGGTGGTCAG gaGGGACCTCTAGGTGAAGGAAAAGGGGTAGATGCCAATGCAGTTGAAGATCTTACTGAACAGAAAGGTGAATTGCAGGAGATGGAGAGAGATTCTACTCCAGTTGATGTTTTGCAGAGTCTGGAAGGTGGTGATTCTGGAGAAAGTGATTCTGCTGCCTCTACTGATAAAGGCAAAGAAATTGATTTGGCAAAGCAAGCCTCTGTTACTGGAACTCCTGATGCACAGGTTAATGCAGATGTATGTTCAGGATGGAGGATAGTAATGCATGAGGAGAGTAATCAATATTATTACTGGAATACTGAAACTGGAGAAACTTCATGGGAAGTACCTGAAGTTTTGGCTCAAACAACTCATCTGATAGTTCCTCCCACCGAAATCATGGAAACCATTCCTGTGGATACAAATCAGTCCAGCTCAACTTCAGGCATTGAATTGGATAGTTCTTCTGCTGCAGCAAGTATAGGTGGCTCCGTCAGTGCCAGTTTGGTGTCTCAAAGCCAAGAAGTGCATGTTAATGGGCCACAAATGAGTGAGTGGTTGGAAGTGCACAAAGGTGACTCtgtgaaagagaaaaattcCATAACCGATGTATGCCAAAGTGAGCCACAAAGTAATTTGAGTGCAGCTAATGTTCTTTGCAGCGGTGAAGCAACTAATGATGAACTTGAAAATGGGATGGATCTTCCAAGTAATCTTATGAGACAATGCGAGTGTTTGTTGGAGAGACTTAAGTCATTGAAAGG GTATGGGAGCCGCCTGCAATGTCAAGGCCAGATGTCAAAGTATATTTTAGAAGTAGATATCAGACTTTCTGACATTAAGTCTCTTTCATCTTATGTGTCGTCTTTGCTTCCGTTTTGGATCCATTCTCAAAGGCAGCTTAAACAATTAGAAGAtgtcattaataatgaaatttacCACCTTGCTGTATCTTcacaaatggatgatgatgttgatgcaACTGCCAACGCTGCTTCTAATGAAAAAGAGAAGTCCTGTGAAATTGTGGGGCATGATTTTGATGCAGATGGATGTGAAAACAGTAGGAAATCTGAACTGCCGAACTTTACAGCTACTGTTGAGAATGATTCACATAATGATCTTCCTCATGAAAATGTAAATGCTAGACTTATTTCTTCGTTGGGATTATCAGATGAACATTTGAAAGGTGGTGCTGCAGCCAGTGAAAAAGTGGATGGGACTGCTTATCCAGAACCTGAGTTCCTTCCTGGGGAGGATGTTGACATGGATGTCGACATGGAAGTTGACGACGGAGTTTCAGCAGGCATCACAACTGTTGAAGATGCTTCAAGCACGAAGGTTTTTGCTCCAGTCAATCAACTGAGTCGGCCAAATACACCTGCAGAATATGCAACTTTGCCCTCTGGGGATGAGTCAACTGTACCACTACCTCCAGAAGAGGATTGGATTCCCCCACCGCCGCCTGATAGTGATCAGGTACCTCCACCCCCTCCTGATAATGAGCAAATTCCTCCACCCCCACCTGATGAGCCTCCTGAATCTTCCTATCCTCCAGTTCAATCCTATATGGAGATGGGTCAACCTCTTCCTTATGCCGAACAGTACAACTTACCTTATCCTGATTCTAATTTCCAATATTATGGACCTACAGTTACTGTCCCAACTAGTAACTTATATGGACATGCTGATGGAAGTCAAGTTGCAATGACCAATGCATCACTATACTATGAAGTAGTTGCTAACACCTATGCTGAAACTGCTCCAATCATTGTTAGCCCTGTTGACCCTGTAGcatattataatattcaaGATGCATCAATGGTTCCTTTGCCTGCTGTTAGCATTTCAAAATCTTCTCATTTACATGATGAATCTTGTCCTATGGGTTTCAGTACCCTCGCTTCTGATCAAATTAGGACGGGCAATGACCCAATAGAAGCAGCCCGGAAACTTGAACTTGATGTTTCAGCTGTTGCTGGCAAGACAGTTACAGCATCTATGGGGGTTGCTTCACCTTCAGTCATTGAAACTCCTGCAGCAGCTAATGGTAAAGAGAATATTTCTGCACCCTCGACCAATGTTGTCACTGCTAGTGCAGCTATGCCAAATACAATGACAGCTCCTAAGGGTCAGTCCAAAG TTTCTCGTACTAAAAAGCGGACAGTTGCTGTTGCATCCTCATTGAGGTCTAATAAGAAAGTCTCCAGTTTGGTGGACAAG TGGAAAGCAGCCAAGGAGGAGTTGAATGAGAATGAGGAAGATGAACCTGAAAATGCTTATGAGATATTGGAGAGGAAAAGACAAAGGGAAATTGAG GAATGGCGTGCTAAACAAATTGCCAGTGGAGAGGCTAAGGATAATGCTAATTTTCAGCCTTTAGGTGGCGACTG GCGTGAGAGAGTGAAGCGCAGAAGAGCTCAAGCAGCCAAGGAAGCTGCACAACTACCATCTGAAGCTTCTATTGTGGCAAACCAGCAACTTGATCTAGCTGAATTATCAAAGGGACTTCCATCTGGTTGGCAG GCCTATTGGGATGAAGCATCAAAACAGGTCTATTATGGTAATGTTGTCACATCAGAGACGTCATGGATTAAACCTACAAAATAG
- the LOC8275726 gene encoding uncharacterized protein LOC8275726 isoform X2 — translation MERDSTPVDVLQSLEGGDSGESDSAASTDKGKEIDLAKQASVTGTPDAQVNADVCSGWRIVMHEESNQYYYWNTETGETSWEVPEVLAQTTHLIVPPTEIMETIPVDTNQSSSTSGIELDSSSAAASIGGSVSASLVSQSQEVHVNGPQMSEWLEVHKGDSVKEKNSITDVCQSEPQSNLSAANVLCSGEATNDELENGMDLPSNLMRQCECLLERLKSLKGYGSRLQCQGQMSKYILEVDIRLSDIKSLSSYVSSLLPFWIHSQRQLKQLEDVINNEIYHLAVSSQMDDDVDATANAASNEKEKSCEIVGHDFDADGCENSRKSELPNFTATVENDSHNDLPHENVNARLISSLGLSDEHLKGGAAASEKVDGTAYPEPEFLPGEDVDMDVDMEVDDGVSAGITTVEDASSTKVFAPVNQLSRPNTPAEYATLPSGDESTVPLPPEEDWIPPPPPDSDQVPPPPPDNEQIPPPPPDEPPESSYPPVQSYMEMGQPLPYAEQYNLPYPDSNFQYYGPTVTVPTSNLYGHADGSQVAMTNASLYYEVVANTYAETAPIIVSPVDPVAYYNIQDASMVPLPAVSISKSSHLHDESCPMGFSTLASDQIRTGNDPIEAARKLELDVSAVAGKTVTASMGVASPSVIETPAAANGKENISAPSTNVVTASAAMPNTMTAPKGQSKVSRTKKRTVAVASSLRSNKKVSSLVDKWKAAKEELNENEEDEPENAYEILERKRQREIEEWRAKQIASGEAKDNANFQPLGGDWRERVKRRRAQAAKEAAQLPSEASIVANQQLDLAELSKGLPSGWQAYWDEASKQVYYGNVVTSETSWIKPTK, via the exons ATGGAGAGAGATTCTACTCCAGTTGATGTTTTGCAGAGTCTGGAAGGTGGTGATTCTGGAGAAAGTGATTCTGCTGCCTCTACTGATAAAGGCAAAGAAATTGATTTGGCAAAGCAAGCCTCTGTTACTGGAACTCCTGATGCACAGGTTAATGCAGATGTATGTTCAGGATGGAGGATAGTAATGCATGAGGAGAGTAATCAATATTATTACTGGAATACTGAAACTGGAGAAACTTCATGGGAAGTACCTGAAGTTTTGGCTCAAACAACTCATCTGATAGTTCCTCCCACCGAAATCATGGAAACCATTCCTGTGGATACAAATCAGTCCAGCTCAACTTCAGGCATTGAATTGGATAGTTCTTCTGCTGCAGCAAGTATAGGTGGCTCCGTCAGTGCCAGTTTGGTGTCTCAAAGCCAAGAAGTGCATGTTAATGGGCCACAAATGAGTGAGTGGTTGGAAGTGCACAAAGGTGACTCtgtgaaagagaaaaattcCATAACCGATGTATGCCAAAGTGAGCCACAAAGTAATTTGAGTGCAGCTAATGTTCTTTGCAGCGGTGAAGCAACTAATGATGAACTTGAAAATGGGATGGATCTTCCAAGTAATCTTATGAGACAATGCGAGTGTTTGTTGGAGAGACTTAAGTCATTGAAAGG GTATGGGAGCCGCCTGCAATGTCAAGGCCAGATGTCAAAGTATATTTTAGAAGTAGATATCAGACTTTCTGACATTAAGTCTCTTTCATCTTATGTGTCGTCTTTGCTTCCGTTTTGGATCCATTCTCAAAGGCAGCTTAAACAATTAGAAGAtgtcattaataatgaaatttacCACCTTGCTGTATCTTcacaaatggatgatgatgttgatgcaACTGCCAACGCTGCTTCTAATGAAAAAGAGAAGTCCTGTGAAATTGTGGGGCATGATTTTGATGCAGATGGATGTGAAAACAGTAGGAAATCTGAACTGCCGAACTTTACAGCTACTGTTGAGAATGATTCACATAATGATCTTCCTCATGAAAATGTAAATGCTAGACTTATTTCTTCGTTGGGATTATCAGATGAACATTTGAAAGGTGGTGCTGCAGCCAGTGAAAAAGTGGATGGGACTGCTTATCCAGAACCTGAGTTCCTTCCTGGGGAGGATGTTGACATGGATGTCGACATGGAAGTTGACGACGGAGTTTCAGCAGGCATCACAACTGTTGAAGATGCTTCAAGCACGAAGGTTTTTGCTCCAGTCAATCAACTGAGTCGGCCAAATACACCTGCAGAATATGCAACTTTGCCCTCTGGGGATGAGTCAACTGTACCACTACCTCCAGAAGAGGATTGGATTCCCCCACCGCCGCCTGATAGTGATCAGGTACCTCCACCCCCTCCTGATAATGAGCAAATTCCTCCACCCCCACCTGATGAGCCTCCTGAATCTTCCTATCCTCCAGTTCAATCCTATATGGAGATGGGTCAACCTCTTCCTTATGCCGAACAGTACAACTTACCTTATCCTGATTCTAATTTCCAATATTATGGACCTACAGTTACTGTCCCAACTAGTAACTTATATGGACATGCTGATGGAAGTCAAGTTGCAATGACCAATGCATCACTATACTATGAAGTAGTTGCTAACACCTATGCTGAAACTGCTCCAATCATTGTTAGCCCTGTTGACCCTGTAGcatattataatattcaaGATGCATCAATGGTTCCTTTGCCTGCTGTTAGCATTTCAAAATCTTCTCATTTACATGATGAATCTTGTCCTATGGGTTTCAGTACCCTCGCTTCTGATCAAATTAGGACGGGCAATGACCCAATAGAAGCAGCCCGGAAACTTGAACTTGATGTTTCAGCTGTTGCTGGCAAGACAGTTACAGCATCTATGGGGGTTGCTTCACCTTCAGTCATTGAAACTCCTGCAGCAGCTAATGGTAAAGAGAATATTTCTGCACCCTCGACCAATGTTGTCACTGCTAGTGCAGCTATGCCAAATACAATGACAGCTCCTAAGGGTCAGTCCAAAG TTTCTCGTACTAAAAAGCGGACAGTTGCTGTTGCATCCTCATTGAGGTCTAATAAGAAAGTCTCCAGTTTGGTGGACAAG TGGAAAGCAGCCAAGGAGGAGTTGAATGAGAATGAGGAAGATGAACCTGAAAATGCTTATGAGATATTGGAGAGGAAAAGACAAAGGGAAATTGAG GAATGGCGTGCTAAACAAATTGCCAGTGGAGAGGCTAAGGATAATGCTAATTTTCAGCCTTTAGGTGGCGACTG GCGTGAGAGAGTGAAGCGCAGAAGAGCTCAAGCAGCCAAGGAAGCTGCACAACTACCATCTGAAGCTTCTATTGTGGCAAACCAGCAACTTGATCTAGCTGAATTATCAAAGGGACTTCCATCTGGTTGGCAG GCCTATTGGGATGAAGCATCAAAACAGGTCTATTATGGTAATGTTGTCACATCAGAGACGTCATGGATTAAACCTACAAAATAG